In Falco rusticolus isolate bFalRus1 chromosome 11, bFalRus1.pri, whole genome shotgun sequence, the genomic window tgtattttttttaatcaatactGGACAAGAAAGCTTTGATTCTATTATAGAAAATAAGTCTTAAAATCAGTAAGAATAGGTATTTTCTACATTCCTTTGGTTGGTAATACTTTCCCCCTTAATCCCTGAGGATTCTCTCACAAACAAGCATTTATCTAAGCCATGGCTTTGGCAGGTCACACTCGATGCCCTACTAAATTGGAAAGGAGCAGCGAGTCAGAGCTTGGGGGCTCCTGCACAGTGGCTCACAGTGCCAAGGGGACGGGATGCATCTCACCTGCTTTAGGGAAGAGAGGCACTAGACCTCAGAAGGTCAAGAGCCTGTCACACTGTTCCTAAGTCAGAAAGTAATTCCACAACTTGCTGTCATACCTTAGATAGCACTGCacaaaaattaaagagaaaagaaaaaaaaaaaatccaagcccaaggacttctgctgctgccatcaaGTGTTGGCAGTTCACAGCCACTAGCAGTAACGACATCTCACCTTCACAGAAGGGGCAGAACTGCACGGTCAGGCAAGAGCCCTTGGCAGCATGTACTGCCCAAGGTATCTGTATGCCCTACCAGGGCAACACATACTGAAAGATGTTATATGAGTAGTTACCCACTAACGTAGTATTAATTACCTGCTTCTTCTAGGTCCAAGTCTCTAATTTAAGATTTCTGTTAGTACTGGCAGAAGGTACAACACAATGCATTTTCAGATGTGCTGGATTTTGGTCCTGTTTACTAGGGAATTGTTTGATTCGGAAACAAGGCATTCCAGAAAGCCACCAGTAAAACAGCAGTAAACACAGAACACACCAGCATCTTACACATAATAAAGGCAAGACAGCGCACAGCATGGGCCAAGAAACTCTGCCAGCAATCAGTTAATGCTGATCACCTCTGTTGTCTGCAGAACACTTGGATTGTCCAGGGCTCCACAGCATACACTGCAAGACTAACACTGACTCCAACAAGTTCTGCACACGAACACTAGGAGAAAAACTGGCTCTTCTGTCCCAAGTGGAAGACAGTAATCCTCTGTCCTAGATTACACAGTTAGCATGTTTGATGAAAACAGTTACTGAAAATCTTTGCCAACAGTGTGAAATCTTGGTTATTGgtaacaatttaatttttatccaCAAGCTGTAGTGACAGCTGAAGCCACAGGAAGGTATTGCGCAGGCTGGGATGGAAAGATTCTCTGTCCCAAAGACATTTCAGCAAGAGAAGCACTAAAATTTGCCGAGCCTAGATGCATAGAAATGTTGACATGAAAACCATCTCTCCTAGATATCTAGCTGTAGCCTAAGCAAGACAAAACGTCATTCctttccaacaaaaaaaaaaaaaaagagccaggaAGGCAAATGCTAGGCAGGAAATATTTAAACGGCACACCTTTCCAGACCTCAGTCACCACTGCTCTTACCTGATGGCCAGAAACACTGATGGAGAGTCTGCAGTTACCAACCTCTCTTCTTCAAACATCCCAGAGTGGAAGCAGAGAATGAAAACAGACCTGTTAAAAAAACAGGTCTTTCAACCTACCAAAAAAGGTATGAATCCAGCACTGGTTTTTCCCACTGTCCAGTTTcttgggcagggaggggaagaagctGCTACTCACCTTATTCATGCAAGGGCAGCATATCTAATTCCCTTCGCCATTTGAAACATCAAACCACCAGAACTTGCAGAGTCCACCATTAGTATTCAAGAACACGTATCAATCCCATGTCCTAGTCAATATACTCTGACTGAAGTGAACATCAGCTGCTACAggtgtgggtttggtttttttacgGAGCAGATAGCCCCATTCAAAGTGGGGCACCTAATATAACAGTCTGCCCACCCAGGAACAGTCAGTAGCACTAGAAGTTTTCAGAACTACCTGGTTAACACATACACAGTACTATACTGGAAGTGCTTTAGAGCTACAGAAAGTGCTCTACTGTCATTGAAAAGGAGTTTATGAAGATctaagggaaaaatacagtacTTTACAGATGACCACCCCAAAGACACCTAGAAAAATCAGCTGCCAGACTCAGTTGttacacattttcttccaaTTAACATGTGCTTGAAATGGAAGTATTTAGGCAAGCCAACTCCATGGCATTGTTTTTGCCATAATCTGTCCTCCAGGATATAGCAACACAACAATGCAAtacccaaaaaaaaccaaccccaacaacaacaaaaaaaagcaataaactTCTTATTCTTCACACGATGCTTGCCATGGAAGTTTCCAACCACACAAGAAAAGAGTTTACATATAGCTAAAGTAGTAATTTCAACTTAGACACAGTACATACCAAATATTGTATGCATAATAGAAAAGACttacagccaaaaaaaaaaagcttttgcttttagtAAAGCTcttgaagaaaatactgtgatCTATACAAGGTTTGCATTAAAATGATACACAAGGGGGAGAATAGCAGTTATTTCACACTTTCGTGCAGCTTTGTAGTTTtacaaaaatttatttcagggaAATGGAGTTGTACCACATAGAAGTTACAGGCTGAATGCATCACTTTAAGTGAAGAACTCCTCCCTTCTTCTCGATTAccttttatttagtatttttaacatggaatattttttttaaattgtaaatttTTCTTAGTAACAACAGCTTATTCAGGGCCACCTTCTTTCCTCCTAGATGTGATTAGCAAAACAGAGCTCCCACGGACAATGCTCAAGGATCAGCCTTTAACATGACAGACATTGCGGCAAGAACACAGAGTTCTTCACAGCTCTCTTCCAGATGCAGCTTCTTGGCTCTCCTCCTGGTCAGCCAGCTGATgtcacagcagcttttcttctgaaaacaccTTAATTAGGTAAGATTAGTCTGTTCACAACGAGGCAGGTCCAGATAGTGAGTTTCATTGCAATCTGGAGAATTATTCTTCTCCGTACAACTATGCTTTCTTAGCATGTATTAGTTGTGAATTTTAATGTATAACCATCAATTAATAAGTATCAAGCTGTCATCACTCTGTTGTctgcaaaaaacaaacccacaattTTTAATTCAGCAAGAAATGCAATAGGAAGCGTTTACCCATACAAGTTGGGTTTTAATCCTCTGTTCTGTGCTCTCCTATTTCAGCATACAGCTCCAACACCTGCACTGGGACAATCAAGCAGAAACTGCTATAGTAGCAAAACCTCTAGGTTTTTACTCCAGCTACTAGGCTTGAGCCCTCAATACTCTGCAGCATGTTACTGTAAAGCATATTTATTACACTCAAGCAGACAGAAGTCTCTGATCCTGCACAATGACTTGGATGTGAAACCTGAAGCTGTACCTGGCTGGAGTTCCTGTTAACTAGCTGGCCTTCAAGCATCCACAGCAACTGCTGGGATACCTGCCCATCATCATCTCACATACTCCTTTTGGCTATGAGGTTTCCATCTACCAGAGTAGATCAAAAGTATAAAGTTGTATTTCACAAAAGCCTCAGTATCTAAGTAGACAAGTTCCGTACTGCTAAAACAGGATTTGTTACACCAGTCAGGATTGAGTAAGTGTTCACATTCAGCTCTATTCCTCCTCCCAAAGCCTGGCTTCCTTGCACAGTGCCCACAACCAGgttttctcagaaacagaattCAAAGAGTCAACTTCCAGACCAGCAAGCACCAGGCGAGATGTTCATCTCTCACCAACACAAGCTCAAAAACACTGCTAAGACCTCCAAAGGCCTGAGTTTGGTCACAACCAGACATTTACAAGTGTGTTTCCCAATATTCTGACCTATGTTATTGAACCAGTTTGCCTCACAGGCACAGCATAGCTTCAGGATTAAGTACTGGTCCCCTGGCCGAATTGCATTCTCTTACTTTCTGCTACAACTCTCAGCCTAGCTGTGGAAAAGCTTGCTGGAAATAGGAGACTGGCAGAACCCTATGAAGCGGACTTAGCTTGCTTCTGACTCCTCAGCAGTTCCATGTTATACTCTGCAGTCCTTCCATCAGCTTCCACCAGTTTCTGCATGGTAATTTCCCTATGAGCAAAACActtaaaacatgcatttaagCTCAGAATGGCTGCTCCTGCACTATCAGCAGACTAAAGATCCAACACAAAGTAAAGCACAAGAGGAACAACAATGTCCAAATATTCCACAGGCTGAATTCTGGGTGCTCCAGCATTTGTGAAACAGCACTTTGCAGTGAGAAGCTAACTTGCATACTTCTGAGAAAAACACTCAGTAAAAACACCCTACTGACCTCCTACAGCAGCAGATGAATGGCATggaagtttcttcttttctgtaacCAACAGTGCCATGGTCTTTCAGAAATTCATGTAGATCTGTTACTGGAAACCCACTTTGTTGGTATTTCTGAAAGAGAATGTGTTTCATTTGCAACACACAAGAAGTTACCAGGCATGATGTGTTCTAAAACTTCCTCTAGAATGTGATACTCAAAACCAGAGTACTTTGTTCACTTGTTCAGTGTTgctgtaggaagaaaaaaaaaacaccatccAATCCCATCCTAGAAACACCACATATGTAGTTGATGGAATAAAGCAATCTAAGTGACATAAAATGTAAGAGAATCTGTGACcaacattaattttgtttgctatCCATAAGACCAAGAAAGTGATCTCAAATCATACTGACACTGATCCTCCCTTGTTCACACGAGCTGCTTCACTCACTGTGGGCGCCCTGGGCTCATTTTCTATAGCCACCCCAATGCTAGATTTGAAGGGCCCTAATGTGGATATTCAGCATTGCAGGCTGAAGAAATGCTCTGCAAAACACTAGTTCTGCACATTGGAACAGCTCCTCATTGATCCACATGAGTGCTTGGAAGGATGAATAACAGGGAAACATTTCACGGGTCAGACCATGCAATAAACTCAGAAGCAGAGACAGTTAAGTTTTATTTCGAGATGCTTAGAAAGTGGAGCTTTTGCTTGGCCTGGAAGCTGCAATTCATGCCAGACTAGCCTGATTCTGCTGGCCTGTTTATCTGATACtaagacaagaaaaaggaatgagagCCAAAGAGCATGATCCACATTGCCTTCCCCCTGGTTACTGCAGCTACCAGGAGCACAAAGGGGACACAGTACTAGAGGACAAGAACAAAAGGTAATTACTGAAAACTTAGTTTCACTTTCAGCCAGTTTGTACTGGAAATGGATGGCACAATTTTAACTTGAACAAGAAGTAGCGCGTCTTTTGGAAGACACTTCCTTTTAACCACACGTTTCCAAGCAGCTCGTTAAGCAAGCCTGGACACTTAAATGAGTTTAGAGTTATCTGCTTGGCCTTTGCCACGCTACTGCCAAGGGGATATTCCCTGAGATGCCAGAAAACTCTTCCTGACCTCAGCTTCTGGTGCCATAAGAAACATTCACTTCCAACATGACTTACCCAGCTCTGTTTTCCTAAAAAACTGACTCTTTCCACTCATCCCTCCACTTACCTTTTGGAAGCCAGGTGAAGCAGCAGGAAATACAAAACAGGGATACACACTAAGGATTATCTTCCAAACCAATTATTGCTTAGTCATTTGTATGACTACCCAGTCATCCCCCCAGTTTCACAACAGGCTAAGCTAAGAGACTTTAATAGTCTCACCAGTCATCATAACTAATGCTAGAGACAGTATCTTACTGAGTGATTAACAAGAATCAATACAAAACTGATCAGAAGCatagcagaaaaatgttttacctTGATGGTGTCATAGGAGTCAGTAATGAGTGCAATAAAAAGGCTGAGGATCATGTATATGAACAGACTAATGAAGGAATACAGATATAGCCGACTGAACACCCACACCAGGGTGCTCTTCTGCTGGATTTGAGCAAACGTTGCAAACATATCATCACCGTTGaccaaagaaaacagacacTCAGCCACTGTGTTCAGATCTTCAAACTAGAAAACAACAAGTACAAATTATTGACAGAATGTGAAGAACAGTCACCCAGATTAAATGGAGAGTGAAAAAAGGgttataaaaacaaaagtaaattttggttttgttttgtgtgtttgtttaaaaaaaagttttgctcaTTGCAGAATTAAAAAGCCAACCCCATCAATCAAATGCTACCACACTTTCTTTCCTGTACATTCAGGCCAAAACATACACATTAGTAATAGATCCATGTAGAAATATAATCTTGGCTAAGCATTATATATTgacatcagaaataaaagattaacaaaaaataaacttcttgTGCTCAACATGCAATACAGTCAATAACTGACCAGCACTGAAAGTTTAAGTTACCGAATTTTAAGCAATTTTAGACCTGCAGGAAAATATCATCCCATTTGCCAAAGCACAGATAATGCGATTCCACAGAATCTATACAGTAAATCAGTGGTGGTGCACTGGGAACAAAATGCACATTCTCTGGTTTCCCAGCTCGGCCGCATTACTAGATTATGGGTAATCAATCAATACTGTATTAAGGAATTGGAGACAGCATATAGCCTTCAGAGCTTGAACGATCTAAACTAGATTTGTCTTGCAACAACATCATCTACCTGTCATTCAGAAAGCCTTCCGAGTTGTAGGTACGAACTATAGCTGTATTGTGAACCTACTGAAGCAGACCCTGGACAAAAACATGGTTTCATTTCAAGGACATTCTCTGAAATTCCCAGCTCCATTTCCCCAGGCTGGAACATTCCCTGAGGCTAAATTCCATTCAACCACCAGGTAAGCACACTTCCCACTCTTGCTCCACCCCTCTAAAGAACTGGATTTGTTAACTATACTTTATTGGACAATATGAATTAACACACAATGTTTTAATGTAGTTATTATCAATGAAGTAACACAACTACACTCACTTGGACTGCAGTCCTATATTGAAAACAAGAGGTGAAGTAGCATACACTTGTAAGGAGAACACAGTTGTACAAGAATAGTAGGTCTGGGTTTAACTATGGCgcttttttatttactcttaGTATGCGTTTTTAGAGCTAGTATGAAACCCAGCAGTATGTTATCTGGGAAGAAGTGGTGCATGACACAGGTAGTTTTTGAGCAACCCATGAGTTTCGATGCACTGACACAAAGACGGACCTGCGAAGGGCTGCTCACCTATAGCCCCTGGATCAACGTAACAAAACGCAGGATTCCCACTCCCTCTCCCTGGCTGTAgtagaggaaggaaaagcaacataCATATTCCCCTGGTTTTGAACATAGGGACTTGGCTCCTGCatacctgcagagcagggaaagccCTTCCCATGTGTTACTGGGGGCACTGGTGCAGCAGGAGAGCCTGGCAAGCCCAGCCACGGGCTTGGGCAGCACTGACTTTCAGCGGGGAGCTGTCAGaacaccccccccagctgcgCTGGCTTTCCTCCACAGTGATCGGTGACACTAGCAAGAGGTAACATTTTCATAGATAAGCACATTGACTACACCTCCTTCTGCTCAGATAATTAACGTACTTGCTGCAGGGAAGTTACAACAGTATTTACGCTGTGCTTGTTATAAATAATTGAGCCTCTGGCATGACTAAGGATCACGCAGCATCCAGCATCCCACAGAAATGTATTGTCACCAACTTAAAACATGAAAACGTGTGGATTGAATACCTACATTTCTCAAAGGAGCAAATTACATTATGTTAGAGGAATCCAAGCTCTGGGGaaacaagaagctgaaaaagcGCACTGCAGCATGTGTCTGTTAAGACTGTATACTGTCACCAACAAACAAGAAGTCATACATTTGTTACTCATCAATGGACATCTAGAATATCACAACAGGAACCTGCCTTTTTTCAAACTGTCACATAGAGCATCCACcaaagggcgggggggggcaggggggagctTTACAGTtgtttttgcttgtgttttggaATGTATGAAGCCTTACTCCTGTACCCATGTTTCAGACAAGATGACCTACCAGGCACATACTCTGGTATTAaccttaagaaacaaaacaaaacaccccaccccccccaacatCCACGaaaatccaaagcaaaacaccccacaacacacacccccacagGAAGCCAAGTAAACGAGACAAGCACTCATCCAGCCCTTTATGAGTCAAGACTTAGGAGCTGAAGTCATACGGCACCAGAAAgatttggaaaaacaaagtcaaaGCCAAAAGATTCCCAGGAACAGTAACTGAACTAGTTGGTGCATCTTCAAACCCCACTGAACCGGGATTGCCAGGAGAGGGCGAGAGAGACGGTGCAACGCGCTTGTGGTCTCCAGCCAGACATCGCCTGGATAAACCATCCACTCTTCACAAACCCAGCCTTGTGCTGGGGATTACATCGAGTTCAAGCACACAGTGAAAGCAAGAACAgttattttgttaaaagaagCAGGTGGCAGGAGGTACATATGGAAATGGAAACGCTCCCGTGTTCTTCACGTTacactttttaaacagaaacttgAATTTAAGATCCACTTCTGTTGTTATAACTAGGAACTATACACAGATATGTGtcattaaagcagaaaaagagtaaaactaCTGATGTACCTTTTCATGGTAAGGTCCGAGGACAATCCAGCCACAGAAAGTATAGCCAAGATAAATCATTCCagcacaacaacaaaaccttaGCACTTTGGGCAATGACGCCTGCATAGTCAAAATGAGCACCTACAAGTCAGGGTGGAGGAACAGAGAAGCGGAAAAAAGCCACAAGTTAAAGAGACCTGAATAAGAGTGACAGACATAAATATATGCTTTAATCGTTAAATATTTGACTCCTGCCTTACATTGTAGGTTTGAAAATATCCCAGGTATCTGATGACTCCAACCCAGACAAACAAAGTTGATGTTCCAAGTAAAATGCTGCAGACATCGTAACTTGTGAGGTTCTGAGGGATCCAAACAGAGCAGGTGGTCAAGTTACAAAGCAGTAGGTATGCCAACTTGACAGCTATTCAAGTTCCAGCAgctcaaacaaacaaagcaggGCAAGCCAATAGTGAAGGGATGTTGCTACATCACAAAAATCAGACCAAAGTGAACAGCAGTTATTTACTGAGATCGCTCATAAGCAATAGTGCTGCAAATGAAAGCATATCTACGCTGATATTCTTGAAGTTTTGCACGAAGTCTGGAGCAACTAAAGACCTTACTTTGGTTGCAACAGTTTTAGAATTAGACTGAATACCTCCaagtttttgtttaaattaggTTAATATATGCAATCATTAAGCAAGCAAGCTCTCATTCACTATTTAGAAAAGCATGAGcctttatttaaatgaaaaagtaagCCTCAGGACTACAGCTCTTTCCATGCTACATGTGTTTACATCTCTGAATGCAACAGGCTGGCAGCTCTTTGGAGCCCAAACATCATTTTTACTACCAGTGAAGTTTATAACCAATTCTACTTGCATTTTACTTCAGAAAGCTAGAACTGGTTGCAATAAGCATGAGATACCCATCTAGCTCAAGATTTCCTACCCTCATCCCCCCACCTCACCATGCAGCTGGAGGTTCTCAGGTGCCTCCCCTGAAGGCCACTCTGGGCATCTGCCCTTTGAGCCTTAGCACacaaggcaggagcagcacacTACTGACCCTGTTTTTCCCAGAACACAAAGTTTAGTGAACACATGAATTGTTGACATAATGCTctatttaaacaattaaaaaaaaaccacaaccaaaaaacctaaCTCCAAAATCCCCCTGAAGAGTTGCCAGCTGGACAAAGCATATTGATTTCATCAAGCCCAGACGGGGAGGTCAAGGACTAGCAGGTGACACTGTGCCTGTAGCTCAGAGAGCCATCAAGACCCCTGTTTTATCCAAGGAGATGACTCTTGGTGCCTTTGTACAACGTACCATTTCTGTAAGAAGCTGTAACAACCCAAGTTGTTGTTAGACAGctcctaacaaaaaaaaaaccacacacaaccCAGGTCCTATACCAGGGATTAGGTGTCTTAGCACTGTGGAAGTAAGATGTTTGAATTGCTTACACGGTCTTACTGAAAGCCTTTGGGGAAAAGGGACTGAAACCACTTATTAGTCAACCTAGCACTAGGAACTGAAGTAGTAAGAaccagcaaaagtaaaaaatgagcTATCATAGTTACTAGTCTTCTTGTTATTTGTCCAAGTTTAAACACATTACACTTGGTTGCAACAAGACTAGTATTTTATCTGAAGTATTAAACACTCACCTtggcttttatttccatttttaggATCGACCCAATGATTGTCATCACATCACTGATAATTACCAGGACATACCACCCATTTATGAACTCCAGGCGATCAGCGTGACAGACATGACGCTTATATTTCTCCAAGAAGAAGTTCACAAATCTCTATAGACAAATATTTAGGTGTTTAGTTACAGGTCACCTTAGATGAAAATTATGTACAGATGCTCCAGTAGTGCAGCAGTGCTTAAGTTTCACATACCCCCTTTTCCTATAGTATTCATCAGAATACTAGATTAAAACCCACTCAATAGCaacagaaataagaagaaaattaagattgGTTTAGGCCAGTGAAAGCCAGCTTCCCACAGAAGAGCTAACTTCATAGCCAATCCCTACTAGCCTAACCATGACCTGTCAGCCCCTTTTTAACACCCTTCACAAAAGTTTCTATCCACCTCCAACAGAGCAAAGCCACCCAACTGAAggagtgaaagaaaattaataactcAAATACAACTCTAAGGTGAGAGCGCTCACTTCCAAGAGGGCAGACAATAGCACATCTCACTCCCAACACTGCCTACCTGCTTTCACTTGCTCTTTTTGCTCATGAATAAATGCTGATGTCCCTATTCCTGACAGGAGTTTAACAATGCCTTTGCTGAATTGTGTCCTCCTCACCCTTGTCTTGTTTACAAGCTACCAAAAGGATATATTGAACAAGATCAGCAAGTACCTGTACTTCCATATCCCACCTACCCCACGCTCTTCTCTCATAAGCTGTGCGCTTGCAAAGTTTGTGTCAATTAATGGTTATAAAGCCGTCACATCTCAGAGCCTCGCTGTTTTTTCTGCATCAGTATTTGGACCAGAAGAGCTGACTCTGCTCACATGAAGCTCTGCAAGCAGCTTTAGATGAAGTTGGACAGGGCTAGTCTCAGTCCACCAATGAGGGTGAGCAGGGAAGGTGACAGCAGACTGATCAGGGATTGcggcaggagaaggaaagaagaactgaaagagggtaCTTCCAGCCCcagaaagaccaaaaaaaccccagccagtTAGACTCTATGCCATACTTTACATTTTCTCCAGTTAGAGCTGGCTTTGAGGGATGTTTAGATGGCATTAGTTTATGTCCAGACCTCTATGGGAATTCTACTCTGAAACCAGGGAAGGAAGAATTCATGTTTTGAAGGTACAAGGTGTGTTGGCTGTTAGCAGCCCAAAGACTCAGAAGTCTTTTTTTGCGTAAAATCCTGGACAAAGAAAAGTCTCCTTTTTCCATTGAGAGACATAATGAAATTCTTTCTCACTTACAGCACTACACAAACAGCTAGAAACACTTCATAGACATCTACACATCCTTTCCAGAGATTGCTGACTTCCTATTATAGCTATCTCCTGCAACAGATTTTACTACTCAATGTTTCAGAACACGTCATTTCACAAGACTAGTGACAAACAAGACAGAGACAAAGCAAGCATTGAGATTGCCAGCACTGTCCTTACCTTTTGTAGTCTCAAGGCAAGAACGATGGATCGTGTGCAGAGAATGAGAGAAGCAGAACAACTTAAAATGACAAACCCATCAAAGACTAGAATATATTGAGTGTTCTTCTGCAGAACTGTAAAGAGTCAAGGAAAGGATGTAGAGTTAGTCTTTTCACATCTCTCTCAGCACAAATTGCTACAAGATATTTAGCATTTAAACACTCTCAACCCATAAATAGATGGGTTAAGAAATATTCTTCCTGCAAGCATACCTTGAGCTTAACAGACCAGAGAATTCCATGAAAACAGCTATGGAAATTGGGCCACAAGAGTGAAAAGCATGTtcactttcttcaaaataaaccccaaatgGGTGTATTAATACAGGTGACCCCCTTTTCCACTGTTTACCTGTCCGTCTGTGCTCAAACAGTGTTATGACTGCAGAGGGTAAGAGAAACACAGACTTTGGCCCATATCAACactaagttaaaaaaaccaaccaaaccaaaagatCCTGCCTTATTTCTTATGCCCTCACTGGCAATCAGAAACTTGTATGACTTTCTATACTATATTCTTTTCATCCGATGGTTTAGAAGCCATTATGTGAACCCAAATCaggtgttttcctttgcttactCCTCTCAATTGTCCCTACCTTTTTCACAACATAGATTTTAACTATATGAAATAGGCAAACACCTATCTTTAACTGTTGCAATAGCACTTCACCTTACCTTTATTAAAGAATTATGCACGCTCCCTCAACTGGTTAttacatgcaaaataaattactcaAGAACAGCTAGTTGAAAGACAGCCACAAGAAGTTATACATAGACACAAGCCTTAACACTTCATGGTTATTCAGAGTGTGCTCTAAGAGACCCCTTTAGTATCAGTACTCCGTGGTATTATCAGAGAAAAGCTGGCTTTGCCCAAGCAAAAGGCAAGCCAGTTGACATATTTGCTAATCAAGATCCTATATAGCACAGTGAAAACATTATTTCACCACAGTCCTTTACAGCAAGTCAACGCATGGGAGAAGCAGTTGCACAGTGCTCAGTCATAGCTACTATTGCTCTGAAGGGGCTTTTAGCATATATTCCTTAGCTATCAGACCAAGCCTTAACACTAGAAATACAAGGCAGATGCCACCCTTTGTTCATGCACATCATTAAATCTAGCAgcagtggttaaaaaaaaaaaaaatctctacttCCAGAAATAGTACACTTCaattagaggagaaaaaaacccaacacaacaaaaaactgAAAGCTGTAGAAGGTTTGAGTTAGGATTTACCATTGTTAGTGCATTAAAATTGTTTCAGTGatctcagagcagcagaaaaattaaaatctatagAAGAAACATTCACCCTCCTTCCAGGTACAGCTTGCTGCTAACACAGAGCACTAATACAGAGATGCCCATGTCACCTCATTTCAATACCCTCatgaaaaggaattatttcGCAGCTCTTAATTACAAAGAGGTAATGAGTTGCATCAGGCAaggggttttggtgggggtttttgtcttgttttaagGGCGGGAAAGGGAAGGACAGAATGGGGAATAT contains:
- the MCOLN2 gene encoding mucolipin-2 isoform X3 codes for the protein MMAQSDLDLKEAALKEDLKFYFMNPCEKYRARHQIPWKLVLQILKILMVTTQLIFFGLSNQLVVSFKEENTVAFKHLFLKGYSGVDEDDYSCSIYTQQDAYDSIFYVINQYKQLKNISLGTLGYEHDGSGLKICKQQYKKSTMLHSNDTLNIDVSTETECIFLKPQELASKKAEQKLNSSFFNLEFYRLIQVEISFKLKGIALQTIHARELPDCYAFQNTITFNNRAQSGKMKIYFDSDTDIQECKDWHIFSSVLQKNTQYILVFDGFVILSCSASLILCTRSIVLALRLQKRFVNFFLEKYKRHVCHADRLEFINGWYVLVIISDVMTIIGSILKMEIKAKNLTSYDVCSILLGTSTLFVWVGVIRYLGYFQTYNVLILTMQASLPKVLRFCCCAGMIYLGYTFCGWIVLGPYHEKFEDLNTVAECLFSLVNGDDMFATFAQIQQKSTLVWVFSRLYLYSFISLFIYMILSLFIALITDSYDTIKKYQQSGFPVTDLHEFLKDHGTVGYRKEETSMPFICCCRRCFQKKSCCDISWLTRRRAKKLHLEESCEELCVLAAMSVMLKADP
- the MCOLN2 gene encoding mucolipin-2 isoform X2; this encodes MEISLKYLPGGRAAASGNMMAQSDLDLKEAALKEDLKFYFMNPCEKYRARHQIPWKLVLQILKILMVTTQLIFFGLSNQLVVSFKEENTVAFKHLFLKGYSGVDEDDYSCSIYTQQDAYDSIFYVINQYKQLKNISLGTLGYEHDGSGLKICKQQYKKSTMLHSNDTLNIDVSTETECIFLKPQELASKKAEQKLNSSFFNLEFYRLIQVEISFKLKGIALQTIHARELPDCYAFQNTITFNNRAQSGKMKIYFDSDTDIQECKDWHIFSSVLQKNTQYILVFDGFVILSCSASLILCTRSIVLALRLQKRFVNFFLEKYKRHVCHADRLEFINGWYVLVIISDVMTIIGSILKMEIKAKNLTSYDVCSILLGTSTLFVWVGVIRYLGYFQTYNVLILTMQASLPKVLRFCCCAGMIYLGYTFCGWIVLGPYHEKFEDLNTVAECLFSLVNGDDMFATFAQIQQKSTLVWVFSRLYLYSFISLFIYMILSLFIALITDSYDTIKKYQQSGFPVTDLHEFLKDHGTVGYRKEETSMPFICCCRRCFQKKSCCDISWLTRRRAKKLHLEESCEELCVLAAMSVMLKADP
- the MCOLN2 gene encoding mucolipin-2 isoform X6 gives rise to the protein MCFAVCALGLNTCILQTSEDSKKNMMAQSDLDLKEAALKEDLKFYFMNPCEKYRARHQIPWKLVLQILKILMVTTQYKQLKNISLGTLGYEHDGSGLKICKQQYKKSTMLHSNDTLNIDVSTETECIFLKPQELASKKAEQKLNSSFFNLEFYRLIQVEISFKLKGIALQTIHARELPDCYAFQNTITFNNRAQSGKMKIYFDSDTDIQECKDWHIFSSVLQKNTQYILVFDGFVILSCSASLILCTRSIVLALRLQKRFVNFFLEKYKRHVCHADRLEFINGWYVLVIISDVMTIIGSILKMEIKAKNLTSYDVCSILLGTSTLFVWVGVIRYLGYFQTYNVLILTMQASLPKVLRFCCCAGMIYLGYTFCGWIVLGPYHEKFEDLNTVAECLFSLVNGDDMFATFAQIQQKSTLVWVFSRLYLYSFISLFIYMILSLFIALITDSYDTIKKYQQSGFPVTDLHEFLKDHGTVGYRKEETSMPFICCCRRCFQKKSCCDISWLTRRRAKKLHLEESCEELCVLAAMSVMLKADP
- the MCOLN2 gene encoding mucolipin-2 isoform X1, with amino-acid sequence MCFAVCALGLNTCILQTSEDSKKNMMAQSDLDLKEAALKEDLKFYFMNPCEKYRARHQIPWKLVLQILKILMVTTQLIFFGLSNQLVVSFKEENTVAFKHLFLKGYSGVDEDDYSCSIYTQQDAYDSIFYVINQYKQLKNISLGTLGYEHDGSGLKICKQQYKKSTMLHSNDTLNIDVSTETECIFLKPQELASKKAEQKLNSSFFNLEFYRLIQVEISFKLKGIALQTIHARELPDCYAFQNTITFNNRAQSGKMKIYFDSDTDIQECKDWHIFSSVLQKNTQYILVFDGFVILSCSASLILCTRSIVLALRLQKRFVNFFLEKYKRHVCHADRLEFINGWYVLVIISDVMTIIGSILKMEIKAKNLTSYDVCSILLGTSTLFVWVGVIRYLGYFQTYNVLILTMQASLPKVLRFCCCAGMIYLGYTFCGWIVLGPYHEKFEDLNTVAECLFSLVNGDDMFATFAQIQQKSTLVWVFSRLYLYSFISLFIYMILSLFIALITDSYDTIKKYQQSGFPVTDLHEFLKDHGTVGYRKEETSMPFICCCRRCFQKKSCCDISWLTRRRAKKLHLEESCEELCVLAAMSVMLKADP